One window of Pseudomonadota bacterium genomic DNA carries:
- a CDS encoding alpha-D-ribose 1-methylphosphonate 5-phosphate C-P-lyase PhnJ: protein MNHVSPAPVTDGAYNFGYLDEQTKRMIRRGLLKAVAIPGYQVPFGSREMPLPYGWGTGGIQVTASIVGPDDTLKVIDQGADDTTNAVSIRRFFARVAGIETTEETDKASIIQTRHRIPEMTLRDDQIIVYQVPIPEPLRPLEPRETECRKMHAWSEYGVMHVRLYEEVARWGEIAISYDYPVMVDGRYLMAPSPIPKFDNPKMQRMPALQLFGAGREKRLYAIPPYTDVKSLDFEDHQFQVQRWDDVCGLCGAKHSFLDEVILDDKGGRMFVCSDSDYCRRRREEGHVGPYADRAPEAAL, encoded by the coding sequence GCCTCCTGAAAGCCGTCGCCATTCCCGGCTATCAGGTGCCGTTCGGCAGCCGCGAAATGCCCCTTCCCTATGGCTGGGGCACCGGCGGCATTCAGGTAACCGCCAGCATCGTCGGCCCTGACGATACGTTAAAGGTTATCGATCAGGGTGCTGATGACACGACGAACGCCGTCAGCATCCGCCGCTTCTTTGCCCGCGTCGCCGGGATCGAGACGACGGAAGAGACCGACAAGGCAAGTATCATCCAGACCCGCCACCGAATACCGGAGATGACGCTGAGAGACGATCAGATCATTGTCTACCAGGTGCCGATCCCCGAACCTTTGCGGCCGCTCGAGCCACGCGAGACCGAATGCCGGAAGATGCATGCATGGTCGGAATACGGCGTGATGCATGTCAGGCTCTATGAAGAAGTCGCGCGTTGGGGTGAGATCGCGATCAGCTACGACTATCCGGTCATGGTTGATGGCCGCTATCTGATGGCGCCCTCGCCCATCCCGAAGTTCGATAACCCGAAGATGCAACGTATGCCGGCGCTCCAGCTGTTCGGCGCGGGTCGGGAGAAACGGCTCTACGCGATCCCGCCCTATACCGACGTCAAGAGTCTCGATTTCGAGGATCACCAGTTCCAGGTGCAGCGCTGGGACGATGTGTGTGGCCTGTGCGGCGCAAAGCACAGCTTCCTGGATGAAGTCATCCTGGACGACAAAGGCGGGCGCATGTTCGTTTGCTCCGACAGCGACTATTGCCGGCGCCGCCGAGAGGAAGGCCATGTCGGTCCCTACGCAGACCGGGCGCCGGAGGCCGCGCTATGA